A single genomic interval of Rutidosis leptorrhynchoides isolate AG116_Rl617_1_P2 unplaced genomic scaffold, CSIRO_AGI_Rlap_v1 contig70, whole genome shotgun sequence harbors:
- the LOC139885039 gene encoding eukaryotic translation initiation factor 6-2-like produces the protein MATRLQFENSCEVGVFSKLTNAYCLVAIGGSESFYSTFEAELADVIPVVKTSIAGTRIIGRMCAGNKNGLLVPHSTTDQELQHLRNSLPDSVVVQRIEERLSALGNTIACNDHVALTHTDLDKETEEIIADVLGVEVFRQTIAGNLLVGSYCAFSNRGGLVHPHTSIEDLDELSTLLQVPLVAGTVNRGSEVIAAGLTVNDWTAFCGSDTTATELSVIESVFKLREAQPSAIVDEMRKSLIDSYV, from the exons ATGGCTACTA GACTTCAATTTGAGAATTCGTGTGAAGTTGGGGTTTTCTCCAAGCTTACTAATGCTTACTGCTTGGTTGCGATTGGAGGTTCCGAAAGCTTCTACAG TACTTTCGAGGCTGAATTGGCAGATGTTATTCCTGTTGTTAAGACATCAATTGCTGGAACTAGAATTATCGGAAGGATGTGTGCTG GGAACAAAAATGGGCTTCTTGTGCCACACAGCACCACTGACCAAG aACTACAACACTTGAGGAATAGTCTGCCAGATTCGGTTGTTGTTCAGCGTATCGAAGAGAGGCTATCTGCTTTGGGAAACACTATTGCCTGTAATGACCATGTTGCTCTTACACACACTGATCTCGACAAG GAAACTGAGGAGATTATTGCTGATGTTCTTGGAGTAGAAGTTTTCAGGCAGACAATTGCAGGCAACCTTCTTGTTGGAAGCTACTGTGCCTTTTCCAACAGAGGTGGCTTG GTTCATCCCCATACATCAATTGAGGACTTGGACGAACTTTCCACTCTTCTTCAAGTTCCCCTTGTGGCAGGAACTGTGAACCGTGGAAGTGAAGTTATAGCTGCTGGATTGACAGTAAATGACTGGACTGCATTCTGTGGTTCAGACACCACTGCAACTGAACTTTCCGTGATCGAGAGTGTCTTCAAGTTGAGGGAAGCACAACCCAGTGCTATTGTCGATGAAATGAGGAAGTCGTTGATTGACAGCTATGTCTAA
- the LOC139885037 gene encoding uncharacterized mitochondrial protein AtMg00310-like: protein MVAYVSIALSMTQYNPIEDAASFSWMLFKTHLISSKENIFITLILKGLNMFFWDHLCGPKDSKGLGFRLLHLFNLPMLAKQGWNLFDNPSSLPAQILKAKYYPRSGFLDADVGYNPSFICKSILQSEDVTRCGTRWRIGNGTSVLVRNDLWLPKDGEFYVQTPMLEYLEDLQVKDLIREDALD from the exons ATGGTAGCATATGTTTCAATAGCTCTAAGCATGAcgcaatataatcctattgaggaTGCTGCTAGCTTCTCATGGATGCTTTTCAAAACCCATCTTATTAGTAGTAAGGAGAATATATTCATTACATTGATCCTCAAAGGTCTTAATATG TTTTTTTGGGATCATTTATGTGGACCGAAAGATTCAAAGGGATTGGGTTTTCGATTACTTCATTTGTTCAACCTACCTATGCTCGCAAAACAAGGATGGAATCTCTTTGATAATCCATCTTCTCTTCCAGCTCAGATTCTCAAAGCTAAATACTACCCTAGGAGTGGATTCCTAGACGCAGATGTCGGATATAATCCTAGTTTCATTTGCAAGAGTATTTTACAAAGCGAAGACGTGACGAGGTGTGGAACACGATGGAGAATAGGTAACGGCACTTCTGTTTTGGTGAGGAATGATCTGTGGTTACCAAAGGATGGGGAATTTTATGTACAAACTCCTATGTTGGAGTATCTGGAAGACCTACAAGTTAAAGACCTAATACGAGAGGATGCATTAGATTAG